CAGTCCGAACACTCCCATATGACCGCGAAAATACTACCATGGCAGACTTTCCTCTATGCGAACAATGTGAGGTAGAATACACCGACCCTCTCAACCGCAGATATCATGCCCAGCCTGTATGCTGTTCTAAATGCGGGCCGGAAATCTGGCTTTCGGATTCTAAGGGAAAATTGATCGCAAAGAATTATGGGGCAATTGTAAAAGCCTCTGAGCTTCTTGAACAGGGATCAATCCTTTCAGTAAAAGGTTTCGGAGGTTTTCATATTGCCTGTAATGCCAGAAAGGACGGTTCTGTAAAGGAACTCCGAAGGCGGCTGGCTCGTCCGGAACAGCCTTTTGCGGTAATGGCAAAGAATATGGAAGTTGTGGAATCCTTTGCAGAACCCGGAGATGCAGGCAGAAAATGCCTCATGTCTGTCCGCCGCCCCATAACCGTACTTCCCAAATCAAAGAACTTCAGCCTGGCAGAATCGGTTTCTCCGGGGCTGCACAATATCGGGGTTATGCTTCCATATACAGGCACACAAAATCTACTTTTTGACCTCGCGCCGGATTCCGTGTATGTTATGACTTCCGCAAACCTTCCAGGAAGGCCCATGGTTGTTGAAAATGAAGAAGCTCTTGAAAAACTCAGAGGAATTGTAGATTTTCACCTGTTACATAACAGGGTTATTGCAAACCGAAATGATGATACGGTTATCAGGGTTGTAAACGGACAGAGAGCTTTTATCCGGCGTTCCAGGGGTTTTGTTCCCGAGCCTGTGGAGCTGCCTTTCGAAGTTGAAGCGGCGGCAGGAGTCGGAGCCGAGATGAACTCGACAATAACCCTGGTGAAAGGAAAACTGGCCTACATCTCCCAGTATATAGGAAATACCAGCCATGTAGAGACCTTCAGATATCATAATGAGGTTTTTGAGCATCTGGTCCGGCTTACGGGCATAGAGCCTCTTAACTGGGGTTGTGACCTGCACCCATCCTTTAATACAACCGGATTTGCGATGAACAGGGGAGGAGAAAAAACCCTTCAGGTGCAGCACCATTACGCCCATATCCTTGCCCTCATGGCTGATAATTCTCTACCAGTAGATTCCCGAATACTTGGAATTGCCCTTGACGGAGTTGGGTACGGTGGCGATGGGACAGTCTGGGGAGGGGAATTTTTGGGTTCATCTTATTTCGGATACGAACGCCTGGGACACCTGCTGCCCCAGCCTATGCCAGGGGGAGACCTTGCAGTAAAGAATCCTTCCCGCATGGTTCTGGGTATGCTTTCAGGAAGACTTGGAGAAGCAGAACTTGAAGAGCTGCCTCTTTATTTCCCCAGGGGAAAGCAAGAATTCTCTACAGTCATGCAACAACTTCAAAAAAATATAAATATCAGTATGACCAGCAGCACAGGGAGAATACTGGACGCGGCTGCAGCGCTTCTGGATATATGCAAAATGAGGACATATGAAGGGGAACCTGCAATGAAGCTCGAGTCCGCAGCAAAGAAAAGCACTCAATGGGTAGATCTTCCTCTGGTTTTCAGAAAGCGGGGAGACCCCGCAGTTCCTGTCCTTGATACGACCGAGCTTCTTCTTGGGGTTTATGAACTTTCCGGTGGGAAATATTCCTCGGCTGATCTTGCATTTGCAGTTGAAGAGGGTCTTACGAAAGGAATTTCCGAAATTGCAATCTCCCTCGCCAGAAAAAACGATTTTGACAGGATAGGGCTCAGTGGAGGGGTTGCTTACAATGACCATATCTCCTCAGGAATTGCAAGATACTTAAAAGAAGCAGGCTTTGAATTGCTTATGCACCGACATGTCCAATGCGGTGATGGGTGCATTTCGTTCGGGCAGAGCCTTGTGGCCGGACTTGGAATAGATTCGGAAAGAACCCGATGAACTCGGAAGCGCTTGAATTCAGGAACAAGAAAATTAACTTTCGCCGCTTCTGATGATTCTTATCCGGAACTTACTCATTCAACATACTGAAATTTGATCCGAAAAACTGAAATACAAAATTAAATAAATGATCCGTGCTTAATAAGAGTGGGAGCATAAATGGGGTTAGGCAGTATACGAATTAGAGTAGTTACAAGCAGGGATGAAATCCTTAGCCTTGAACGCGAGGAAAAAGCAGTTCATCTCGCTTTTCGACCCTCTGATAGGGACCTCTTCAGTCTTGTCAAGACCTGTCCGGGGATTGAAATACTTCAGCTTCCTGCATCTTCCTATGACGGGCTCTCAAAATTTATCAAGATGTTTCTTGCCTCTTCGGGTATTCATCTTGTAAAGGGGGATGTCAGCGGGCACTGGCACGACCTTAATAAC
The genomic region above belongs to Methanosarcina horonobensis HB-1 = JCM 15518 and contains:
- the hypF gene encoding carbamoyltransferase HypF, translated to MQNEARLLHVTGTVQGVGFRPFIYRLAKAHGLSGYVKNLGNHVEVLIEGERADIQNFLIDLPEKKPPLARIKEIKVKTITFSGFQEFIIVHSEPGIFENSIIPPDTAICEECRLEIFDPSSRYYHYPFTVCTNCGPRYTTVRTLPYDRENTTMADFPLCEQCEVEYTDPLNRRYHAQPVCCSKCGPEIWLSDSKGKLIAKNYGAIVKASELLEQGSILSVKGFGGFHIACNARKDGSVKELRRRLARPEQPFAVMAKNMEVVESFAEPGDAGRKCLMSVRRPITVLPKSKNFSLAESVSPGLHNIGVMLPYTGTQNLLFDLAPDSVYVMTSANLPGRPMVVENEEALEKLRGIVDFHLLHNRVIANRNDDTVIRVVNGQRAFIRRSRGFVPEPVELPFEVEAAAGVGAEMNSTITLVKGKLAYISQYIGNTSHVETFRYHNEVFEHLVRLTGIEPLNWGCDLHPSFNTTGFAMNRGGEKTLQVQHHYAHILALMADNSLPVDSRILGIALDGVGYGGDGTVWGGEFLGSSYFGYERLGHLLPQPMPGGDLAVKNPSRMVLGMLSGRLGEAELEELPLYFPRGKQEFSTVMQQLQKNINISMTSSTGRILDAAAALLDICKMRTYEGEPAMKLESAAKKSTQWVDLPLVFRKRGDPAVPVLDTTELLLGVYELSGGKYSSADLAFAVEEGLTKGISEIAISLARKNDFDRIGLSGGVAYNDHISSGIARYLKEAGFELLMHRHVQCGDGCISFGQSLVAGLGIDSERTR
- a CDS encoding DUF1699 family protein translates to MGLGSIRIRVVTSRDEILSLEREEKAVHLAFRPSDRDLFSLVKTCPGIEILQLPASSYDGLSKFIKMFLASSGIHLVKGDVSGHWHDLNNYFVIPSYVLEKIKELEVQGRTEEEIIGEVTNLRKISPDMVLHLLHSSFLSAVPERPDMNKI